In a single window of the Canis lupus dingo isolate Sandy chromosome 18, ASM325472v2, whole genome shotgun sequence genome:
- the MEN1 gene encoding menin isoform X3: MPRPAAMGLKAAQKTLFPLRSIDDVVRLFAAELGREEPDLVLLSLVLGFVEHFLAVNRVIPTNVPELTFQPSPAPDPPGGLTYFPVADLSIIAALYARFTAQIRGAVDLSLYPREGGVSSRELVKKVSDVIWNSLSRSYFKDRAHIQSLFSFITGTKLDSSGVAFAVVGACQALGLRDVHLALSEDHAWVVFGPNGEQTAEVTWHGKGNEDRRGQTVNAGVAERSWLYLKGSYMRCDRKMEVAFMVCAINPSIDLHTDSLELLQLQQKLLWLLYDLGHLERYPMALGNLADLEELEPTPGRPDPLTLYHKGIASAKTYYRDEHIYPYMYLAGYHCRNRNVREALQAWADTATVIQDYNYCREDEEIYKEFFEVANDVIPNLLKEAASLLEAGEERPGEQTQGVQSQGSALQDPECFAHLLRFYDGICKWEEGSPTPVLHVGWATFLVQSLGRFEGQVRQKVRIVSREAEAAEAEELWGEEAREGRRRGPRRESKPEEPPPPKKPALDKGPGGGQGAMSGLPRKPPGTVPGTARGPEGGSTAPAPAPAASPPPEGPVLTFQSEKMKGMKELLVATKINSSAIKLQLTAQSQVQMKKQKVSTPSDYTLSFLKRQRKGL; encoded by the exons AT GCCGAGGCCCGCCGCCATGGGGCTGAAGGCCGCCCAGAAGACGCTGTTCCCGCTGCGCTCTATCGACGACGTGGTGCGCCTGTTCGCTGCGGAGCTGGGCCGAGAGGAACCGGACCTGGTGCTTCTATCCTTGGTACTGGGCTTCGTGGAGCACTTCCTAGCTGTCAACCGCGTCATCCCCACCAATGTGCCCGAGCTCACCTTCCAGCCCAGCCCCGCGCCCGACCCACCTGGCGGGCTTACCTACTTCCCTGTGGCGGACCTATCCATCATTGCCGCGTTGTATGCCCGCTTCACCGCCCAGATCCGTGGCGCCGTGGACCTGTCTCTCTACCCGCGAGAGGGAGGTGTCTCCAGCCGAGAACTGGTGAAGAAGGTCTCCGATGTCATCTGGAACAGCCTCAGCCGTTCCTACTTCAAGGACCGGGCCCATATCCAATCCCTCTTCAGCTTCATCACAG GCACTAAACTGGACAGCTCTGGTGTGGCCTTTGCCGTGGTGGGGGCCTGCCAGGCTCTGGGCCTCCGAGATGTCCACCTGGCCCTGTCTGAGGACCATGCCTGGGTAGTGTTTGGGCCCAACGGAGAACAGACAGCTGAGGTCACTTGGCATGGCAAGGGCAACGAAGATCGCAGGGGCCAGACAGTCAACGCGGGTGTGGCTGAGCGg AGCTGGCTGTACCTGAAAGGATCATACATGCGCTGTGACCGAAAGATGGAAGTGGCATTTATGGTGTGTGCCATCAACCCTTCCATTGACCTGCACACTGACTCCCTGGAGCTGTTGCAGCTGCAGCAG AAACTGCTCTGGCTGCTCTATGACCTGGGACATCTGGAAAG GTACCCCATGGCACTGGGGAACCTGGCAGATCTGGAGGAACTGGAGCCCACCCCTGGCCGGCCAGACCCACTCACTCTCTACCACAAG GGCATTGCCTCAGCCAAGACCTACTACCGGGATGAGCACATCTACCCCTACATGTACCTGGCTGGCTACCACTGTCGCAATCGCAATGTTCGAGAAGCCCTGCAGGCCTGGGCTGATACAGCTACTGTCATCCAGGA CTACAACTACTGCCGCGAAGATGAGGAGATCTACAAGGAGTTCTTTGAAGTAGCCAATGATGTCATCCCCAACTTGCTGAAGGAGGCAGCTAGCCTGCTGGAGGCTGGCGAGGAGCGGCCAGGGGAGCAGACCCAG GGGGTGCAGAGCCAGGGTTCTGCCCTACAGGACCCAGAGTGCTTCGCCCACCTGCTGCGGTTCTATGATGGCATCTGCAAGTGGGAAGAAGGCAGCCCCACACCGGTGCTGCACGTGGGCTGGGCCACCTTCCTAGTGCAGTCCCTAGGCCGGTTTGAGGGACAG GTACGGCAGAAGGTGCGCATCGTGAGCCGCGAGGCCGAGGCGGCGGAGGCCGAGGAGCTTTGGGGCGAGGAAGCCCGGGAAGGACGGCGGCGAGGCCCGCGGCGTGAGTCCAAGCCCGAGGAGCCGCCGCCACCTAAGAAGCCGGCACTGGACAAAGGCCCTGGTGGAGGCCAAGGGGCGATGTCGGGACTCCCTCGGAAGCCCCCAGGGACAGTCCCTGGCACTGCCCGAGGCCCTGAAGGAGGCAGCACAGCTCCGGCGCCAGCGCCCGCAGCGTCGCCACCACCAGAGGGTCCGGTGCTCACTTTCCAGAGCGAGAAGATGAAGGGCATGAAAGAGCTGCTGGTGGCCACCAAGATCAACTCGAGCGCCATCAAGCTGCAGCTCACGGCACAGTCACAAgtgcagatgaagaagcagaaggTGTCTACACCTAGCGACTACACGCTTTCCTTCCTCAAGCGCCAGCGCAAGGGCCTCTGA
- the MEN1 gene encoding menin isoform X2 codes for MGLKAAQKTLFPLRSIDDVVRLFAAELGREEPDLVLLSLVLGFVEHFLAVNRVIPTNVPELTFQPSPAPDPPGGLTYFPVADLSIIAALYARFTAQIRGAVDLSLYPREGGVSSRELVKKVSDVIWNSLSRSYFKDRAHIQSLFSFITGTKLDSSGVAFAVVGACQALGLRDVHLALSEDHAWVVFGPNGEQTAEVTWHGKGNEDRRGQTVNAGVAERSWLYLKGSYMRCDRKMEVAFMVCAINPSIDLHTDSLELLQLQQKLLWLLYDLGHLERYPMALGNLADLEELEPTPGRPDPLTLYHKGIASAKTYYRDEHIYPYMYLAGYHCRNRNVREALQAWADTATVIQDYNYCREDEEIYKEFFEVANDVIPNLLKEAASLLEAGEERPGEQTQVNPGSPSPGVQSQGSALQDPECFAHLLRFYDGICKWEEGSPTPVLHVGWATFLVQSLGRFEGQVRQKVRIVSREAEAAEAEELWGEEAREGRRRGPRRESKPEEPPPPKKPALDKGPGGGQGAMSGLPRKPPGTVPGTARGPEGGSTAPAPAPAASPPPEGPVLTFQSEKMKGMKELLVATKINSSAIKLQLTAQSQVQMKKQKVSTPSDYTLSFLKRQRKGL; via the exons ATGGGGCTGAAGGCCGCCCAGAAGACGCTGTTCCCGCTGCGCTCTATCGACGACGTGGTGCGCCTGTTCGCTGCGGAGCTGGGCCGAGAGGAACCGGACCTGGTGCTTCTATCCTTGGTACTGGGCTTCGTGGAGCACTTCCTAGCTGTCAACCGCGTCATCCCCACCAATGTGCCCGAGCTCACCTTCCAGCCCAGCCCCGCGCCCGACCCACCTGGCGGGCTTACCTACTTCCCTGTGGCGGACCTATCCATCATTGCCGCGTTGTATGCCCGCTTCACCGCCCAGATCCGTGGCGCCGTGGACCTGTCTCTCTACCCGCGAGAGGGAGGTGTCTCCAGCCGAGAACTGGTGAAGAAGGTCTCCGATGTCATCTGGAACAGCCTCAGCCGTTCCTACTTCAAGGACCGGGCCCATATCCAATCCCTCTTCAGCTTCATCACAG GCACTAAACTGGACAGCTCTGGTGTGGCCTTTGCCGTGGTGGGGGCCTGCCAGGCTCTGGGCCTCCGAGATGTCCACCTGGCCCTGTCTGAGGACCATGCCTGGGTAGTGTTTGGGCCCAACGGAGAACAGACAGCTGAGGTCACTTGGCATGGCAAGGGCAACGAAGATCGCAGGGGCCAGACAGTCAACGCGGGTGTGGCTGAGCGg AGCTGGCTGTACCTGAAAGGATCATACATGCGCTGTGACCGAAAGATGGAAGTGGCATTTATGGTGTGTGCCATCAACCCTTCCATTGACCTGCACACTGACTCCCTGGAGCTGTTGCAGCTGCAGCAG AAACTGCTCTGGCTGCTCTATGACCTGGGACATCTGGAAAG GTACCCCATGGCACTGGGGAACCTGGCAGATCTGGAGGAACTGGAGCCCACCCCTGGCCGGCCAGACCCACTCACTCTCTACCACAAG GGCATTGCCTCAGCCAAGACCTACTACCGGGATGAGCACATCTACCCCTACATGTACCTGGCTGGCTACCACTGTCGCAATCGCAATGTTCGAGAAGCCCTGCAGGCCTGGGCTGATACAGCTACTGTCATCCAGGA CTACAACTACTGCCGCGAAGATGAGGAGATCTACAAGGAGTTCTTTGAAGTAGCCAATGATGTCATCCCCAACTTGCTGAAGGAGGCAGCTAGCCTGCTGGAGGCTGGCGAGGAGCGGCCAGGGGAGCAGACCCAGGTGAACCCAGGTTCACCTTCCCCT GGGGTGCAGAGCCAGGGTTCTGCCCTACAGGACCCAGAGTGCTTCGCCCACCTGCTGCGGTTCTATGATGGCATCTGCAAGTGGGAAGAAGGCAGCCCCACACCGGTGCTGCACGTGGGCTGGGCCACCTTCCTAGTGCAGTCCCTAGGCCGGTTTGAGGGACAG GTACGGCAGAAGGTGCGCATCGTGAGCCGCGAGGCCGAGGCGGCGGAGGCCGAGGAGCTTTGGGGCGAGGAAGCCCGGGAAGGACGGCGGCGAGGCCCGCGGCGTGAGTCCAAGCCCGAGGAGCCGCCGCCACCTAAGAAGCCGGCACTGGACAAAGGCCCTGGTGGAGGCCAAGGGGCGATGTCGGGACTCCCTCGGAAGCCCCCAGGGACAGTCCCTGGCACTGCCCGAGGCCCTGAAGGAGGCAGCACAGCTCCGGCGCCAGCGCCCGCAGCGTCGCCACCACCAGAGGGTCCGGTGCTCACTTTCCAGAGCGAGAAGATGAAGGGCATGAAAGAGCTGCTGGTGGCCACCAAGATCAACTCGAGCGCCATCAAGCTGCAGCTCACGGCACAGTCACAAgtgcagatgaagaagcagaaggTGTCTACACCTAGCGACTACACGCTTTCCTTCCTCAAGCGCCAGCGCAAGGGCCTCTGA
- the MEN1 gene encoding menin isoform X1: MPRPAAMGLKAAQKTLFPLRSIDDVVRLFAAELGREEPDLVLLSLVLGFVEHFLAVNRVIPTNVPELTFQPSPAPDPPGGLTYFPVADLSIIAALYARFTAQIRGAVDLSLYPREGGVSSRELVKKVSDVIWNSLSRSYFKDRAHIQSLFSFITGTKLDSSGVAFAVVGACQALGLRDVHLALSEDHAWVVFGPNGEQTAEVTWHGKGNEDRRGQTVNAGVAERSWLYLKGSYMRCDRKMEVAFMVCAINPSIDLHTDSLELLQLQQKLLWLLYDLGHLERYPMALGNLADLEELEPTPGRPDPLTLYHKGIASAKTYYRDEHIYPYMYLAGYHCRNRNVREALQAWADTATVIQDYNYCREDEEIYKEFFEVANDVIPNLLKEAASLLEAGEERPGEQTQVNPGSPSPGVQSQGSALQDPECFAHLLRFYDGICKWEEGSPTPVLHVGWATFLVQSLGRFEGQVRQKVRIVSREAEAAEAEELWGEEAREGRRRGPRRESKPEEPPPPKKPALDKGPGGGQGAMSGLPRKPPGTVPGTARGPEGGSTAPAPAPAASPPPEGPVLTFQSEKMKGMKELLVATKINSSAIKLQLTAQSQVQMKKQKVSTPSDYTLSFLKRQRKGL; encoded by the exons AT GCCGAGGCCCGCCGCCATGGGGCTGAAGGCCGCCCAGAAGACGCTGTTCCCGCTGCGCTCTATCGACGACGTGGTGCGCCTGTTCGCTGCGGAGCTGGGCCGAGAGGAACCGGACCTGGTGCTTCTATCCTTGGTACTGGGCTTCGTGGAGCACTTCCTAGCTGTCAACCGCGTCATCCCCACCAATGTGCCCGAGCTCACCTTCCAGCCCAGCCCCGCGCCCGACCCACCTGGCGGGCTTACCTACTTCCCTGTGGCGGACCTATCCATCATTGCCGCGTTGTATGCCCGCTTCACCGCCCAGATCCGTGGCGCCGTGGACCTGTCTCTCTACCCGCGAGAGGGAGGTGTCTCCAGCCGAGAACTGGTGAAGAAGGTCTCCGATGTCATCTGGAACAGCCTCAGCCGTTCCTACTTCAAGGACCGGGCCCATATCCAATCCCTCTTCAGCTTCATCACAG GCACTAAACTGGACAGCTCTGGTGTGGCCTTTGCCGTGGTGGGGGCCTGCCAGGCTCTGGGCCTCCGAGATGTCCACCTGGCCCTGTCTGAGGACCATGCCTGGGTAGTGTTTGGGCCCAACGGAGAACAGACAGCTGAGGTCACTTGGCATGGCAAGGGCAACGAAGATCGCAGGGGCCAGACAGTCAACGCGGGTGTGGCTGAGCGg AGCTGGCTGTACCTGAAAGGATCATACATGCGCTGTGACCGAAAGATGGAAGTGGCATTTATGGTGTGTGCCATCAACCCTTCCATTGACCTGCACACTGACTCCCTGGAGCTGTTGCAGCTGCAGCAG AAACTGCTCTGGCTGCTCTATGACCTGGGACATCTGGAAAG GTACCCCATGGCACTGGGGAACCTGGCAGATCTGGAGGAACTGGAGCCCACCCCTGGCCGGCCAGACCCACTCACTCTCTACCACAAG GGCATTGCCTCAGCCAAGACCTACTACCGGGATGAGCACATCTACCCCTACATGTACCTGGCTGGCTACCACTGTCGCAATCGCAATGTTCGAGAAGCCCTGCAGGCCTGGGCTGATACAGCTACTGTCATCCAGGA CTACAACTACTGCCGCGAAGATGAGGAGATCTACAAGGAGTTCTTTGAAGTAGCCAATGATGTCATCCCCAACTTGCTGAAGGAGGCAGCTAGCCTGCTGGAGGCTGGCGAGGAGCGGCCAGGGGAGCAGACCCAGGTGAACCCAGGTTCACCTTCCCCT GGGGTGCAGAGCCAGGGTTCTGCCCTACAGGACCCAGAGTGCTTCGCCCACCTGCTGCGGTTCTATGATGGCATCTGCAAGTGGGAAGAAGGCAGCCCCACACCGGTGCTGCACGTGGGCTGGGCCACCTTCCTAGTGCAGTCCCTAGGCCGGTTTGAGGGACAG GTACGGCAGAAGGTGCGCATCGTGAGCCGCGAGGCCGAGGCGGCGGAGGCCGAGGAGCTTTGGGGCGAGGAAGCCCGGGAAGGACGGCGGCGAGGCCCGCGGCGTGAGTCCAAGCCCGAGGAGCCGCCGCCACCTAAGAAGCCGGCACTGGACAAAGGCCCTGGTGGAGGCCAAGGGGCGATGTCGGGACTCCCTCGGAAGCCCCCAGGGACAGTCCCTGGCACTGCCCGAGGCCCTGAAGGAGGCAGCACAGCTCCGGCGCCAGCGCCCGCAGCGTCGCCACCACCAGAGGGTCCGGTGCTCACTTTCCAGAGCGAGAAGATGAAGGGCATGAAAGAGCTGCTGGTGGCCACCAAGATCAACTCGAGCGCCATCAAGCTGCAGCTCACGGCACAGTCACAAgtgcagatgaagaagcagaaggTGTCTACACCTAGCGACTACACGCTTTCCTTCCTCAAGCGCCAGCGCAAGGGCCTCTGA